The proteins below are encoded in one region of Apium graveolens cultivar Ventura chromosome 4, ASM990537v1, whole genome shotgun sequence:
- the LOC141718417 gene encoding protein FAR-RED IMPAIRED RESPONSE 1-like yields the protein MENNGLFEGVCDSSSYDMVEELIEGFDDSFSRTTNIWNPKVLDHSFKPYAGQRFKDIESCFSFYTEYGVQGGFNVRKSTQKVKNKIVVTKYLVCQKAGHYDTSGPKDSGGTSESSHTSGNIGEEIKRRNTVTKKCHCNAKVFLKYVCDGTYIISCFIEGHNHPLVSESGKEFLRANRTMTSFQCQFILDAVKSNIGAYRAHGIYNRKYDADMLLQKFENEKETSDGGFFYEYQTDSDGHLTRLFWADVRGRRNYEVFGDVVSFDATYRTNNGVDNHWKSVTFASALLNHENETNFTWACEMVLKGVNYQVDHYIIGKVSNLPPKNLGSQIGFQVVGSQIGHFSSRSQVDPVFCAESGFMEKLNKFVWSSHFTVAEFESGWDAVLKEFGLSEHVCLNEIYAMRKSWIPAFSQT from the exons ATGGAAAATAATGGTTTGTTTGAAGGTGTTTGTGATTCTAGTTCGTATGATATGGTTGAAGAATTGATAGAAGGTTTTGATGACTCTTTTAGTAGAACCACTAATATTTGGAATCCTAAAGTCCTAGATCATAGTTTCAAACCATATGCTGGTCAGCGGTTTAAGGATATTGAGTCATGTTTTTCATTTTATACTGAATATGGAGTACAAGGTGGATTTAATGTTCGCAAATCAACTCAGAAAGTGAAGAATAAGATTGTTGTGACAAAGTATCTTGTTTGCCAAAAGGCAGGACATTATGATACTTCTGGTCCAAAGGATTCTGGAGGTACATCTGAATCATCGCATACATCTGGTAATATTGGTGAAGAAATTAAAAGGAGGAACACTGTTACCAAAAAATGTCATTGCAATGCAAAGGTTTTTCTCAAGTATGTGTGTGATGGTACCTACATAATTTCTTGTTTTATAGAGGGTCATAACCATCCGTTAGTTTCTGAATCGGGAAAGGAGTTTCTTCGTGCAAATCGAACTATGACTTCATTTCAATGTCAATTTATCTTAGATGCTGTAAAATCGAACATTGGCGCTTATAGAGCTCATGGCATCTACAACA GAAAATATGATGCTGATATGCTCTTACAAAAATTTGAAAATGAAAAGGAGACATCTGATGGAGGGTTTTTCTATGAGTATCAAACAGATTCAGATGGTCATTTGACTCGTCTATTTTGGGCTGATGTTCGAGGTAGAAGAAATTATGAAGTATTCGGGGATGTTGTTTCTTTTGATGCAACTTATCGTACTAATAA TGGTGTTGATAATCATTGGAAGAGTGTTACGTTTGCTTCTGCTTTGCTTAACCATGAGAACGAGACAAATTTTACTTGGGCGTGTGAGATGGTTTTAAAAGGGGTTAATTATCAAGTTGACCACTATATAATTGGCAAAGTTTCAAATTTACCACCGAAAAATTTGGGGTCTCAAATTGGCTTTCAAGTTGTCGGGTCTCAAATTGGCCACTTTTCAAGTCGGTCTCAA gTTGATCCTGTTTTTTGTGCTGAATCTGGTTTTATGGAAAAGCTAAACAAATTTGTATGGTCATCACATTTTACGGTAGCAGAATTTGAAAGTGGATGGGACGCAGTGTTGAAGGAATTTGGATTAAGTGAACATGTTTGTTTGAATGAAATATATGCTATGAGGAAGTCATGGATTCCTGCTTTTTCC CAAACATGA